In Deferribacteraceae bacterium V6Fe1, one genomic interval encodes:
- a CDS encoding class I SAM-dependent methyltransferase, with protein MKEGFDFASLNYLNSSDHASGADLSFIKNYFKDKKFELILDIATAAGHCSKVFECNLKVGIDLSINMLNTARNEFGLIPVCASAMQIPFLDQTFDLVSCRIAMHHFENPELFFSESHRILKDKGILVLVDSIVDVEDGYLNTIEYFRDNTHIRSLTVKEVINYANNFRLLNYVQIKRKHNFYDWAKRLNADDEKVKQIEAKFIALPEKIKQELAVCIENGRVISYTDKKGIFIFEKYDI; from the coding sequence GTGAAAGAGGGTTTTGATTTTGCAAGTTTAAATTATTTAAACAGTAGTGACCATGCTTCCGGTGCAGATTTGTCATTTATAAAGAATTACTTTAAAGATAAAAAGTTCGAATTAATACTCGATATTGCAACCGCTGCGGGGCATTGCAGCAAAGTGTTTGAATGTAATCTTAAGGTTGGCATTGATTTGAGCATTAATATGCTAAATACCGCAAGAAATGAATTTGGACTAATTCCCGTATGTGCCAGTGCAATGCAAATCCCTTTTTTAGATCAAACGTTTGATCTTGTTAGCTGCAGAATTGCCATGCATCATTTTGAAAATCCAGAGCTATTTTTTTCTGAGTCCCACAGAATACTTAAAGATAAAGGGATTTTAGTTTTGGTGGATAGCATAGTTGATGTAGAGGATGGATATTTGAATACTATAGAATATTTTAGGGATAACACACATATCAGAAGCCTCACGGTAAAGGAAGTAATTAATTATGCCAATAATTTTAGACTTTTAAATTATGTGCAAATTAAGAGAAAGCACAACTTTTATGATTGGGCCAAGAGGCTTAATGCAGATGATGAAAAGGTCAAACAAATCGAGGCGAAATTTATCGCGCTGCCTGAAAAAATTAAACAAGAGCTTGCTGTTTGTATTGAAAATGGTAGGGTGATTAGCTATACAGATAAAAAAGGGATATTTATATTTGAAAAATACGATATCTGA
- the fetB gene encoding iron export ABC transporter permease subunit FetB, translated as MKAEIVDISLMSMIVVYFLAFILFLILKKIKSGNEKNFLKALTRMSVQLIIVGYVLKYIFAVNSLIIIIIIYLFMSSFATYTIVSKVNFKIKHQFAIVFFPIFLIGLLLTIFFLLFIAKTSPWYDARYFIPIAGMVLGNSMNACALSIERLVSEIKTNILKIETLISVGATPFESVSDEIFKSIRAASLPIITNMSGIGVVFLPGLMTGQILSGTDPIISIKYQIAIMICIVSSLSFSSIAIIFLTYKNFFTIRGQLKKEIIDEQGI; from the coding sequence ATGAAGGCTGAGATTGTTGATATATCGTTAATGTCTATGATTGTTGTATACTTCTTGGCTTTTATTTTGTTTTTGATTTTAAAAAAAATAAAGTCCGGAAATGAAAAAAACTTTCTAAAGGCACTAACCAGGATGAGTGTCCAACTTATTATAGTTGGTTATGTGCTTAAATACATATTTGCAGTAAACAGTCTTATAATTATAATTATTATTTATCTTTTTATGTCGTCATTTGCCACGTATACTATCGTAAGCAAGGTAAATTTTAAAATTAAGCACCAGTTTGCAATAGTATTTTTCCCGATATTTTTAATAGGACTTTTGCTTACCATATTCTTTCTACTGTTTATAGCGAAAACTTCTCCGTGGTATGATGCGAGATACTTTATACCTATTGCTGGGATGGTGTTGGGCAATTCTATGAATGCCTGCGCATTGAGTATAGAGAGGCTGGTTAGTGAGATAAAGACAAACATTTTAAAAATAGAGACACTTATTAGTGTCGGAGCGACACCTTTTGAATCTGTATCGGATGAAATTTTCAAATCAATCAGGGCAGCAAGCTTGCCTATCATTACAAATATGAGCGGCATAGGTGTTGTATTTTTACCTGGACTTATGACAGGGCAGATACTTTCCGGGACAGACCCTATTATTTCTATTAAATATCAAATTGCCATAATGATTTGTATAGTTTCCTCTTTAAGTTTTTCTTCTATTGCGATAATATTTTTGACATACAAAAACTTTTTTACTATACGTGGTCAGTTGAAAAAGGAAATTATTGATGAACAAGGTATTTAA
- a CDS encoding ATP-binding cassette domain-containing protein, translated as MKNTISELKLQSVSVENIFSDISLTFKSDKIYTIFGKSGAGKSTLIKALSGNIQYNGDIFLDELNVKQLSPQKHRALINYLPQEPYLTGKVVRDSFEDLKKLKIHKNLEINFDYISELIQKLKLSKKILDKNVNQLSGGERQRIALIRSILLNPKYILLDEPTSALDVYSEGVIFDFLNEQNQSRGIIIVSHSVKIIKNSDVKIFMDKAGVKLFEDDIDDDFILEIIRDKNEG; from the coding sequence TTGAAAAATACGATATCTGAGCTTAAATTACAGTCTGTTTCTGTAGAGAATATATTTAGCGATATAAGTTTAACTTTTAAATCCGATAAAATATATACGATTTTTGGTAAAAGCGGTGCAGGTAAATCCACGCTTATAAAAGCCTTAAGCGGCAATATTCAATACAATGGTGATATTTTTCTTGATGAATTGAATGTAAAGCAATTAAGCCCACAAAAACATCGAGCATTAATAAATTATCTGCCGCAGGAGCCTTATCTTACGGGAAAAGTAGTAAGAGACAGTTTTGAAGATTTGAAAAAGTTAAAGATTCATAAAAATCTTGAGATAAACTTTGACTATATTTCCGAACTTATTCAAAAGTTAAAACTGTCTAAAAAGATATTAGACAAGAATGTTAACCAACTCTCCGGTGGTGAGAGACAGCGTATAGCATTAATTCGCTCTATTTTACTAAATCCGAAATATATTTTACTTGATGAGCCAACATCTGCTCTTGATGTGTATAGTGAAGGGGTGATTTTTGATTTTCTTAATGAGCAAAATCAGAGTAGAGGGATAATCATTGTTTCTCACTCCGTAAAGATTATCAAGAATTCCGATGTGAAAATCTTTATGGACAAAGCGGGTGTCAAACTTTTTGAAGACGATATAGACGATGACTTTATATTAGAGATTATAAGGGATAAGAATGAAGGCTGA